The following are from one region of the Corythoichthys intestinalis isolate RoL2023-P3 chromosome 17, ASM3026506v1, whole genome shotgun sequence genome:
- the LOC130905297 gene encoding uncharacterized protein LOC130905297 produces MEASERKAEHTEDLQVHIEEESSRSVRQRRPTEKMQAYLEEESLKKEKQLHKVYDEWKKQVRTTREQLKEDISDIQIASLMDNVEKESDCVIKLYEEIRDHITPSSDTRRRVDACEAVTRDLIKVAHERLSGIDDYDRDNVKICLRKLLKPDYAQSIYSSSGTMSSKRSSSSKSYSSKSMVAVRRADAAAELAAKEVEYEVLLEEEKQKEKIQLLEEKQRKELQAQKRELERIKAEREIKSARARLRTYDQEMKSESSDSSDCSVHIAKDVSGEVHRPSTDSAPSQVPVSNMVSTSLQQSDIHYLAQAIQDSITMNRLPTPEPSIFTGDPIQFIEWKASFTALIDKKSISPADKLHYLKKYVGGSARKSLDGIFYRNDSDAYKNAWERLNQRYGHSFVIQKAFRERLAKWPKIQTKDSTGFRAFADFIQACQEAMPHIEGLNILNDCQENQKLVQRLPDWAAARWNRQATQFMKERGKFPKLKDFAEFMSAEAEILCNPITSFHALHSTDVTTMSGKSYQREKRPISSVLHTQAVTETENIKQRSNVKPPCFVCQDKGHIIHSCPQFKGKSLNERKTYIKEKKLCYGCLKPGHCAKDCRYRLVCEVCNKRHPTCLHDFSYDKSATSSMQNNTEQTATTLSLNAESNEQCVSTSMIVPVWVSSEQHSSMERLVYALLDTQSDTVFIDRDVSNSLQTKSTPIRLKLTTMLGKDAVVPSERVSGLKVRGYNSSETIELPPAYTKDCIPVNRSHIPTCETARHWNHLKELVNEIPSQLECEVGLLIGYSCSKALAPRQVILGEEKEPFAVRTALGWSIVGPTSFHNDTLNMSTVCHRVAIKELPLVTPAEALKVLESDFKDDNKDNKVASQDDILFLNTLKEGIYKNKQGHYEMPLPFKERPYLPDNKQMATVRLENLKTKLSKDQRYKEQYVQFMSEIIERNEAEEVHSEAKEGEKWYIPHHGIYHPQKPNKLRVVFDASAKYKGNSLNDHLLSGPDLLNNLNGILIRFRRHQVALLCDIEKMFHQFHVYDGDRDYFRFLWWKNGNLNTEPQEFRMKVHLFGATSSPGCANYGLKHLAKENETQFPLGAQFIMKDFYVDDGVSSTASIKEAIQLAQEARSLCAAGGLRLHKFVSNEQTVLESIPASERAVPQQACDLAFNDFNFERALGIHWHIESDTLRFRFHPNDQPTTRRGVLSMVASLYDPLGFISPFVLTGKRVLQETCKQSIGWDDPLPSELETVWDKWKCDLENLEKIKIPRCYVPKDFGQIVKTELHHFSDASSYGYGQCSYLRHVSKDDNVHCALVTAKTRVAPIKVITIPRLELTAAVVSITVSNMLKDELGLTQVDEYFWTDSKVVLGYINNEARRFHTFVSNRVQKIRLNSSPQQWRYVPSEQNPADIASRGSSASELITSDWFKGPQFLWDKEIPPAADIDTEVPLGDPEVKKVHALNTLKTETKGLTDKLRKFSSWYKITQVIARLIRCAKGNKTTGHSTVQERQNAECVIIRDIQASEYANEIKMLENGKALPHNSKLFHMDTFLDKDGLLKVGGRLRHATCSSIVKHPVIVPKNHHVTQLIIAHFHSKVQHQGKGLTINEIRSNGFWIPGINKAVATFVHQCVKCRRLRRGTEEQKMSDLPTQRLDSTPPFTFCGMDCFGPFQTKQARKVHKRYGLLFTCLCCRAVHIEMLDDLTTDAFINALRCFIALRGAVSEIRCDQGSNFVGAKNELQEALKQMDTERIVTFLAEKQCDFRMHTPHSSHTGGVWERQIRTIRNILRSTASVSSGRMDDASLRTFFYEAMAIVNSRPLTVDTLSDPNSPAPLTPNHLLTMKSKAALPPPGKFIREDIYARKRWRQVQYLSEQFWSRWKREYLSNIATRQKWHTPRRNLKVGDVVMEKMDDLPRNEWRLACVTDTTTDKDGLVRKVKIRFGERKTEKGQSSGKLSIVERPVQKLVLLLETL; encoded by the coding sequence ATGGAAGCATCTGAAAGGAAAGCAGAGCACACGGAGGATCTCCAGGTCCACATAGAAGAGGAATCTTCACGCTCTGTTCGTCAAAGGAGACCAACAGAAAAGATGCAGGCGTATCTGGAGGAAGAGTCacttaaaaaggaaaaacagcTTCATAAGGTTTATGATGAGTGGAAGAAACAAGTGCGCACCACACGTGAGCAATTGAAAGAAGACATATCAGACATTCAAATAGCTTCTCTCATGGACAATGTAGAAAAGGAAAGTGACTGTGTCATTAAGTTATATGAGGAAATCAGGGACCATATTACTCCCTCCAGTGACACAAGAAGACGTGTAGATGCATGTGAAGCAGTCACAAGAGACCTTATCAAGGTTGCACACGAAAGGCTCTCAGGCATTGATGACTATGATCGTGATAACGTAAAAATATGTCTTCGTAAACTTCTCAAACCAGACTATGCACAGTCTATTTACAGTTCTTCCGGCACCATGTCCAGCAAACGCTCCAGCTCCAGTAAGTCATATTCGTCCAAGTCAATGGTGGCTGTAAGGAGAGCAGACGCTGCAGCAGAGTTAGCAGCCAAAGAAGTGGAGTATGAGGTGTTATTAgaggaagaaaaacaaaaggaaaaaattcagcttttggaagaaaaacaaagaaaagaactACAAGCCCAAAAACGTGAATTAGAACGAATAAAGGCCGAACGGGAAATAAAGTCTGCTCGAGCTCGACTACGGACATATGATCAAGAAATGaaaagtgaaagcagtgatagTAGTGATTGCAGTGTTCACATTGCTAAAGATGTAAGTGGTGAAGTCCATCGGCCCTCCACAGATTCTGCTCCTAGTCAGGTTCCTGTAAGCAATATGGTGTCCACTTCACTTCAACAATCTGACATTCATTACTTAGCACAAGCTATACAGGACAGCATCACCATGAACAGACTGCCAACACCAGAACCCTCCATATTCACCGGTGACCCAATACAGTTCATTGAGTGGAAAGCTTCATTTACTGCACTCATTGATAAAAAGAGCATCTCACCTGCTGacaaattgcattacttgaagaAATATGTAGGAGGCTCAGCTCGAAAGAGCCTTGATGGCATTTTTTATAGAAATGACAGTGACGCATACAAGAACGCATGGGAACGCCTCAACCAACGTTATGGACATTCATTTGTCATACAAAAGGCATTCAGAGAAAGGCTAGCAAAATGGCCTAAAATACAAACAAAGGACTCAACAGGATTTAGGGCATTTGCCGATTTCATTCAAGCATGTCAAGAAGCTATGCCCCACATTGAAGGATTAAATATTTTGAACGACTGTCAAGAAAATCAAAAACTTGTTcaaaggttgccagattgggcagCAGCAAGATGGAATCGTCAAGCTACTCAATTCATGAAGGAAAGAGGGAAATTTCCAAAATTAAAGGACTTTGCTGAGTTCATGTCGGCTGAAGCAGAAATCTTGTGTAACCCAATCACATCATTTCATGCTCTCCACTCTACAGACGTCACCACGATGAGTGGTAAAAGTTACCAAAGGGAAAAAAGACCAATCTCCAGCGTTCTCCACACGCAGGCTGTAACAGAGACTGAAAATATAAAACAGAGGTCAAATGTCAAACCACCATGCTTCGTTTGTCAAGACAAAGGACACATAATTCACAGTTGTCCACAGTTTAAAGGCAAATCACTTAATGAAAGGAAGACGTACATAAAGGAGAAAAAGCTTTGTTATGGTTGTCTTAAACCCGGACACTGTGCAAAAGACTGTCGTTACAGACTTGTATGTGAAGTGTGCAACAAAAGGCACCCAACTTGTCTGCATGACTTCAGTTACGATAAATCAGCCACAAGTTCAATGCAGAACAACACAGAACAGACAGCAACTACACTGTCTCTCAATGCAGAATCCAATGAACAATGTGTCAGTACTTCGATGATTGTGCCAGTATGGGTTTCTTCAGAGCAGCACTCAAGTATGGAAAGGTTAGTGTATGCACTCTTAGATACCCAGAGTGACACAGTGTTCATTGACCGAGATGTGTCTAACAGTCTTCAGACAAAGTCCACTCCAATACGGTTAAAGCTCACTACAATGCTTGGTAAGGATGCTGTGGTGCCAAGTGAACGTGTTTCAGGCCTCAAAGTTAGAGGCTACAACTCCTCAGAAACGATCGAACTCCCTCCTGCTTACACTAAGGACTGTATACCAGTGAACCGCTCCCACATTCCTACTTGTGAAACGGCAAGGCATTGGAATCACCTCAAGGAACTAGTGAATGAGATTCCATCACAGTTGGAGTGTGAAGTTGGTTTGTTAATAGGCTATAGTTGTTCTAAGGCACTGGCTCCAAGGCAGGTAATTTTAGGAGAAGAGAAAGAACCCTTTGCAGTCCGCACAGCATTAGGCTGGAGTATTGTAGGCCCCACGTCATTCCACAATGACACTCTGAACATGTCCACTGTGTGCCACAGAGTTGCAATTAAAGAGCTCCCCCTAGTGACTCCGGCTGAAGCACTCAAGGTTCTCGAGTCTGACTTCAAAGATGACAACAAGGACAATAAGGTCGCGTCTCAAGACGACATTCTCTTTCTGAACACATTGAAGGAAGGCatttacaaaaacaaacaagggCATTATGAAATGCCACTCCCATTTAAGGAAAGACCGTACTTACCGGACAATAAGCAAATGGCTACTGTGCGACTTGAAAACCTCAAAACCAAGCTGTCAAAGGATCAAAGGTACAAAGAGCAATATGTTCAGTTCATGAGTGAAATCATAGAAAGGAATGAGGCAGAAGAAGTGCACAGTGAAGCAAAAGAAGGAGAAAAGTGGTATATTCCCCACCATGGGATATATCATCCccaaaaaccaaacaaactcAGAGTGGTCTTTGACGCATCAGCAAAATATAAAGGTAACAGTCTCAATGATCATTTGCTCTCAGGCCCTGATTTGCTGAATAATCTAAATGGAATTCTCATCAGATTCAGAAGGCATCAAGTTGCATTGTTATGTGACATTGAAAAAATGTTCCACCAATTTCATGTGTATGATGGAGACAGAGACTATTTCAGATTTCTTTGGTGGAAAAATGGCAACCTGAACACTGAACCCCAAGAGTTCAGAATGAAAGTTCACCTTTTTGGTGCCACCTCCTCACCAGGTTGTGCCAATTACGGCTTAAAGCATCTTGCTAAAGAAAACGAGACACAGTTTCCCCTTGGTGCACAGTTCATAATGAAGGATTTCTACGTGGACGATGGTGTATCAAGTACGGCAAGCATCAAGGAAGCTATTCAGCTCGCACAGGAGGCTCGATCACTCTGCGCAGCAGGCGGCCTCAGACTGCACAAGTTCGTAAGTAACGAGCAAACGGTGTTGGAAAGCATTCCAGCTTCTGAACGTGCCGTACCACAGCAAGCATGTGACCTAGCGTTTAATGACTTTAACTTTGAAAGAGCACTAGGCATACACTGGCACATTGAATCGGACACACTCAGGTTTCGCTTTCACCCCAATGACCAACCTACTACAAGGCGTGGCGTGCTATCCATGGTTGCATCGCTCTACGACCCACTGGGATTCATCTCCCCCTTTGTACTGACAGGAAAACGGGTTCTCCAAGAGACGTGCAAACAAAGCATTGGCTGGGATGATCCTCTTCCCAGTGAACTCGAGACTGTGTGGGATAAATGGAAATGCGACTTAGAGAacttggaaaaaataaaaattcctcGTTGTTATGTTCCTAAAGACTTTGGCCAAATAGTGAAAACAGAACTGCACCATTTTTCTGATGCAAGCTCATATGGTTATGGTCAATGTTCATATTTGAGACATGTAAGCAAAGATGATAATGTGCATTGTGCTTTGGTTACAGCAAAGACCAGAGTTGCTCCTATTAAGGTAATCACGATTCCAAGACTCGAACTTACAGCTGCTGTTGTCTCCATTACTGTGAGTAACATGTTAAAAGATGAGCTTGGATTGACACAGGTTGATGAGTATTTTTGGACGGACTCTAAAGTAGTTTTAGGCTACATCAATAACGAAGCACGACGTTTTCACACATTTGTCTCCAACAGAGTTCAAAAAATAAGGCTCAACAGTTCTCCTCAGCAGTGGAGATATGTACCCTCAGAGCAAAACCCTGCGGACATTGCTTCCAGAGGCTCAAGTGCAAGTGAGCTCATCACCTCAGACTGGTTCAAAGGGCCACAGTTTCTATGGGACAAAGAAATACCTCCAGCTGCAGACATTGACACAGAAGTACCACTCGGAGATCCAGAAGTAAAAAAGGTACATGCGCTGAACACACTCAAAACAGAAACCAAAGGATTGACGGACAAGCTAAGAAAGTTTTCCTCATGGTACAAAATCACTCAAGTCATTGCTCGACTTATTCGCTGTGCCAAGGGAAATAAAACAACTGGTCACAGCACAGTACAAGAAAGACAGAATGCAGAATGTGTTATTATAAGGGATATACAAGCAAGTGAATATGCCAATGAAATAAAGATGCTAGAAAATGGAAAGGCACTTCCTCACAACAGCAAACTGTTTCACATGGACACATTTCTTGATAAGGATGGACTCCTTAAGGTGGGAGGAAGGCTTAGGCATGCAACGTGCTCCTCCATAGTGAAACATCCTGTAATCGTTCCAAAGAATCACCATGTCACTCAACTGATAATTGCTCATTTCCACAGTAAAGTGCAACACCAAGGGAAAGGACTGACAATAAATGAGATCAGATCCAATGGATTTTGGATTCCTGGCATAAACAAGGCAGTAGCAACCTTTGTGCACCAATGTGTAAAATGTCGCAGACTGCGAAGAGGCACAGAGGAACAGAAAATGTCTGATCTTCCAACACAGCGGTTAGATTCAACTCCACCGTTTACGTTTTGTGGAATGGACTGTTTCGGTCCCTTTCAAACTAAGCAAGCTCGCAAAGTGCACAAGCGTTATGGACTTCTTTTTACATGCCTTTGTTGTAGAGCAGTGCATATAGAAATGTTAGATGACCTAACCACTGACGCCTTCATCAATGCACTTCGCTGTTTCATAGCTCTAAGAGGAGCAGTCAGTGAGATAAGATGTGATCAAGGAAGTAACTTTGTCGGAGCTAAAAACGAACTACAGGAAGCTTTAAAACAGATGGATACAGAGCGCATCGTCACATTTCTTGCTGAGAAACAGTGTGATTTCAGAATGCACACTCCTCATTCCAGCCATACCGGAGGTGTTTGGGAAAGACAGATAAGGACTATTCGCAATATTCTGCGCTCAACAGCATCAGTTTCATCAGGCAGAATGGACGACGCTTCCCTCAGGACATTCTTCTATGAGGCAATGGCAATCGTGAACAGCAGACCGCTAACAGTGGACACTCTCAGCGACCCAAACAGCCCTGCGCCATTGACCCCAAATCACTTGTTGACTATGAAGTCCAAAGCAGCCCTGCCTCCTCCAGGTAAATTCATCAGAGAGGATATCTATGCACGAAAGAGGTGGCGGCAGGTGCAGTACTTGTCAGAACAGTTTTGGTCACGTTGGAAAAGGGAATATCTATCCAACATCGCAACAAGGCAGAAATGGCACACTCCCAGGAGAAACCTAAAAGTTGGAGATGTTGTCATGGAGAAGATGGATGATTTGCCTCGCAATGAATggagattagcatgcgtaacgGACACTACAACTGACAAAGATGGACTTGTAAGAAAAGTAAAGATTCGTTTTGGAGAAAGAAAGACTGAGAAAGGACAAAGTTCCGGAAAACTTTCCATTGTGGAACGCCCAGTGCAGAAACTGGTTCTGCTCCTAGAGACTCTTTAA